From a region of the [Eubacterium] eligens ATCC 27750 genome:
- a CDS encoding ABC transporter permease, giving the protein MSFSRKYLGIPYGLFLILFVAAPLLVLVYYAFTNGQGQFSMVNLQNFFTDPNTLGTLCYSLVLAFVATAVCLIIAYPVAYILSQSKLKRKAVILLLFVMPMWINFTLRITALKEILSMIEGNLAYYPFINTIIGMTYDFLPFMILPLYTTLSKLDKSVIEAASDLGADNFQTFIKVILPLSVPGIVSGVSMVFLPAMTNYVVLDMLYNSTYIMGSLIGSYFSAYDWHNGSMIALILLVIICIVTLVSGDKESENAGRGGLV; this is encoded by the coding sequence ATGTCTTTTTCACGCAAATATCTTGGAATCCCTTATGGGCTGTTTCTTATATTATTTGTTGCAGCACCACTGCTTGTCCTTGTATATTATGCATTTACTAACGGGCAGGGACAATTCAGCATGGTTAATCTGCAGAATTTTTTTACAGACCCTAATACACTTGGAACTCTGTGTTACAGTCTTGTACTTGCATTTGTTGCAACTGCAGTCTGTCTTATAATTGCTTATCCTGTAGCGTATATACTTTCACAGAGTAAGTTAAAGAGAAAAGCGGTAATACTTCTGCTTTTTGTTATGCCTATGTGGATTAATTTCACATTAAGAATTACCGCACTTAAAGAGATATTATCAATGATTGAGGGAAATCTTGCGTATTATCCGTTTATCAATACGATAATAGGAATGACATACGATTTTCTTCCATTCATGATACTTCCGTTATATACAACGCTTTCAAAGCTTGATAAGAGTGTTATTGAAGCAGCATCGGATCTTGGTGCGGATAATTTCCAGACATTTATCAAGGTTATACTGCCATTGTCTGTTCCGGGAATTGTCAGTGGTGTGTCAATGGTATTCCTTCCGGCAATGACTAACTATGTAGTTCTTGATATGCTTTATAACAGCACATATATTATGGGTAGTCTGATTGGAAGTTATTTCAGTGCATATGACTGGCACAATGGCTCAATGATAGCACTGATACTTCTTGTTATTATATGTATTGTCACTCTGGTTTCGGGTGATAAAGAGTCAGAAAATGCTGGAAGAGGAGGACTTGTATAA
- the potA gene encoding polyamine ABC transporter ATP-binding protein yields the protein MSGKSENIIELKHISKVYSDNGFKAVDDFNLEVKRGEFVTFLGPSGCGKTTTLRMIAGFELPTDGQILLNGEDISQLPANKRPINTVFQRYALFPHMNIYENIAFGLKLKKLPKEEIRKKVKNVLDMVDLEGFEDRKISTLSGGQQQRIAIARALVNEPEILMLDEPLGALDLKMRKEMQIELKNMHDQLGITFIYVTHDQEEALTMSDKIVVLSEGKIQQIGTPEDIYNEPKNAFVADFIGESNIFKGIMTGHMKVRFCGGEFVGMDDVPEGTLVDVVIRPEDVIITKPEDGTVVGEVTSVIFKGMHYEVAVESGKYEMIIRTTRCYHVGDTVGMQLEPDGIHVMLAEDHTTSFVTTINGDYTLDFNGKIISCDLTQVIPKTKMSDGVLVDENGENVDVSKFRVVVSIQPDDIEMSDDVTAGLVSGKIINLIYKGDHYSYVIRTEYGHDLIVDDEYLWNMDDQVGLIMPEEKMKFQLKK from the coding sequence ATGTCTGGTAAATCAGAAAATATAATAGAGCTTAAACATATCAGTAAGGTATATAGTGATAATGGATTTAAGGCGGTTGATGACTTTAATCTTGAAGTAAAGCGGGGGGAATTCGTAACATTTTTAGGACCATCAGGATGTGGAAAGACAACCACACTAAGAATGATAGCAGGATTCGAACTTCCGACAGACGGACAGATACTTCTTAACGGAGAAGATATATCACAGCTTCCAGCTAATAAAAGACCGATTAATACAGTATTTCAGCGTTATGCGCTGTTTCCACATATGAATATATATGAAAATATTGCATTTGGACTTAAGTTAAAGAAGCTTCCTAAAGAGGAAATAAGAAAAAAGGTTAAAAATGTTCTTGATATGGTTGACCTTGAAGGATTTGAGGACAGAAAGATATCTACGCTGTCAGGCGGACAGCAGCAAAGAATTGCAATTGCAAGAGCACTTGTCAATGAGCCGGAAATACTTATGCTTGATGAACCTCTGGGGGCACTTGATTTAAAGATGCGTAAGGAGATGCAGATTGAGCTTAAGAATATGCATGACCAGCTTGGAATTACGTTTATATATGTAACACATGACCAGGAAGAGGCACTTACAATGTCTGATAAGATTGTTGTCTTATCAGAGGGTAAGATTCAGCAGATTGGAACACCAGAGGATATATATAATGAGCCTAAGAATGCTTTTGTTGCCGACTTTATTGGTGAGAGCAACATTTTCAAAGGTATTATGACAGGACACATGAAGGTAAGATTCTGTGGCGGAGAGTTTGTCGGAATGGATGATGTTCCAGAGGGAACTTTAGTTGACGTTGTTATAAGACCGGAAGATGTAATTATTACAAAGCCGGAGGATGGAACTGTTGTTGGTGAGGTTACTTCAGTTATATTCAAGGGAATGCATTACGAGGTTGCTGTTGAATCCGGAAAGTATGAAATGATAATAAGAACTACCAGGTGTTATCATGTCGGTGATACAGTAGGAATGCAGCTTGAGCCTGATGGAATTCATGTAATGCTTGCAGAGGACCATACCACAAGTTTTGTTACAACAATTAATGGAGATTATACGCTCGACTTTAATGGCAAGATAATAAGCTGTGATTTAACACAGGTTATTCCTAAGACTAAGATGTCAGATGGAGTGCTTGTTGATGAGAACGGTGAAAATGTAGATGTTTCAAAGTTCAGGGTTGTTGTTTCAATCCAGCCTGATGATATTGAGATGAGTGATGATGTAACAGCAGGTCTTGTGTCAGGTAAGATTATTAACCTTATCTATAAGGGTGACCATTACAGTTATGTAATAAGAACTGAGTATGGTCATGACCTTATTGTAGATGATGAATATCTCTGGAATATGGATGATCAGGTTGGTCTTATCATGCCTGAAGAGAAGATGAAATTCCAGTTGAAGAAGTAG
- a CDS encoding extracellular solute-binding protein, which produces MNKIIGKINALILSALMAVSGAAAVTGVFNTNSLTAVAADDTIILRVCNWEEYIDTGDWSDDDIIDLESGSIKGENSIITDFENWYYENYGKKVKVQYSCLGTNEELYNMLTLGDDYDVICPSEYMIMKLMAEDWLEPFSDDFYDTSIANNYYAKGVSPFIKKTFDENKINGESWSRYAAGYMWGITGIVYNPDKVTEKEASTWTIIDNSKFRRQITIKDNVRDSMFAAVGAIKSDKLKSASFINSPDYHERLAEEMNDTSEANVDRIQEYLQSVKNNAYSFETDSAKTDMITGKVVAGYQWSGDAVYTMDQADEDDFQLNFAVPEECTNLYFDGWVMLKSGINGNSEKKQAAQSFINFLSKPENAVRNMSYIGYTSVISGGDSDVVFDYVKWNYGADESDTDVVDYPLGYFFSGDSDDERYILKVPEEQTYRQLSAQYPTQEVMDRSAIMQYFDAEETTRINQMWINVRCYNIKNVPVWIWVLAGIIVVTLIALSVKLKINKKYD; this is translated from the coding sequence ATGAATAAGATTATTGGAAAGATAAATGCGTTAATACTGTCAGCTTTAATGGCAGTAAGCGGCGCAGCAGCGGTAACAGGAGTGTTTAATACAAACAGTCTTACAGCGGTGGCAGCAGACGATACAATCATACTCCGTGTGTGCAACTGGGAAGAATATATTGATACAGGAGACTGGAGTGATGATGATATAATTGACCTTGAGAGCGGAAGCATAAAGGGTGAGAATTCGATAATTACTGATTTCGAGAACTGGTATTATGAGAATTATGGCAAGAAAGTTAAGGTACAGTACAGCTGTCTTGGAACTAACGAGGAGTTGTACAACATGCTTACTCTGGGTGATGATTACGATGTAATCTGTCCTTCAGAATATATGATAATGAAGCTTATGGCAGAGGACTGGCTTGAGCCATTTTCAGATGATTTCTATGATACATCGATTGCTAATAATTATTATGCTAAGGGTGTATCTCCATTTATCAAGAAAACATTTGACGAGAATAAGATTAATGGTGAGTCATGGAGCCGCTATGCTGCAGGATATATGTGGGGTATAACAGGAATCGTGTACAATCCTGATAAGGTGACAGAAAAAGAAGCATCTACATGGACGATAATTGATAACAGCAAATTCAGACGTCAGATAACAATTAAGGATAATGTAAGAGATTCCATGTTTGCAGCTGTTGGTGCAATTAAGTCAGACAAGTTAAAGTCAGCGTCATTCATTAACAGTCCTGATTATCATGAAAGACTTGCCGAGGAGATGAATGATACTTCTGAGGCAAATGTGGACAGGATTCAGGAGTATCTTCAGTCAGTTAAGAATAATGCCTATTCATTCGAGACTGACAGTGCCAAGACTGATATGATAACAGGAAAGGTAGTCGCAGGTTATCAGTGGTCTGGAGATGCTGTATATACTATGGACCAGGCTGACGAGGATGATTTCCAGCTTAACTTTGCAGTACCTGAAGAATGTACTAACCTTTATTTTGACGGCTGGGTAATGTTAAAGTCTGGAATTAATGGCAATTCAGAGAAAAAGCAGGCAGCACAGAGCTTTATTAACTTTCTGTCTAAACCTGAAAATGCTGTAAGAAACATGAGCTATATTGGATATACATCAGTTATATCAGGTGGTGACAGTGATGTTGTATTCGATTATGTAAAGTGGAATTATGGAGCAGATGAAAGTGATACAGATGTTGTAGATTATCCTCTGGGATATTTCTTTTCAGGTGATTCTGATGATGAAAGATATATACTTAAAGTTCCAGAAGAACAGACATACAGACAGTTATCAGCACAGTATCCTACGCAGGAGGTTATGGATAGAAGTGCCATTATGCAGTATTTTGATGCTGAAGAGACAACAAGAATTAATCAGATGTGGATTAATGTAAGATGTTATAACATTAAGAATGTTCCTGTGTGGATATGGGTTCTTGCAGGTATTATTGTTGTGACTTTAATAGCATTATCTGTAAAACTTAAGATAAATAAGAAATATGATTAA
- a CDS encoding aspartate aminotransferase family protein, giving the protein MATESSIMDSNSFKEEYASMLSPKTREMISKREKYLGGAYRLFYRKPINIVRGEGDYLWDDEGNKYLDMYNNVAGVGHCNPAVVNAVTEQMKTLNTHTRYLHEKILDYSEELLALMPDEINKIMYMCTGSEANDLALRVAEAYTGGTGIIITQEAYHGTSALTSGCSPSLGAGQPLLPNVRLITAPDYYRHGGTPEEFTAWYASEMQKTIDELNEAGYKFSCFLADSIFSSDGIYPDPVGFLKATVDVVHKNGGVFIADEVQPGFARTGQAFFGFARHGIVPDMITMGKPMGNGIPISGLAAKEDVLAAFSDKLPYFNTFGGNPVSIAAAQAVLKYIKDENLQEHCKKAGAALLKALKEVQKRHPESVGDVRGAGLFLGFEFVKNDGNKTPDKDMALNVIEMLRDEHILTSVIGHYGNILKLRPPMVFSENDIDWFATSLDKCITKLENK; this is encoded by the coding sequence ATGGCAACAGAATCAAGTATTATGGACTCTAACAGTTTTAAGGAAGAATATGCATCTATGTTAAGTCCTAAAACAAGGGAAATGATTAGTAAGAGAGAAAAATACCTTGGAGGTGCTTACAGACTTTTTTATAGAAAGCCAATTAACATTGTCCGTGGAGAAGGAGATTATCTGTGGGATGATGAAGGTAACAAATATCTTGATATGTATAACAATGTAGCTGGTGTAGGACATTGTAACCCTGCTGTTGTAAATGCAGTTACAGAACAGATGAAAACGCTTAATACACATACAAGATATCTTCATGAAAAAATTCTTGATTACAGTGAAGAACTGCTTGCACTTATGCCTGATGAGATTAATAAGATAATGTATATGTGTACAGGTTCAGAAGCTAATGACCTTGCACTTCGTGTGGCAGAAGCCTATACGGGTGGTACCGGTATAATTATCACACAGGAAGCCTACCACGGAACAAGTGCATTAACATCAGGCTGTTCACCTTCACTTGGAGCCGGTCAGCCATTACTTCCTAATGTAAGGCTTATAACAGCACCAGATTATTACCGTCATGGTGGAACACCAGAAGAATTCACAGCATGGTATGCGTCAGAGATGCAAAAGACTATAGATGAATTAAATGAGGCAGGATATAAGTTTTCTTGTTTCCTTGCTGATTCAATATTCTCATCAGATGGTATATATCCTGACCCTGTAGGATTCTTAAAAGCAACAGTAGATGTTGTACATAAGAATGGCGGAGTATTTATAGCAGATGAGGTTCAGCCGGGATTTGCAAGAACCGGACAGGCATTCTTTGGATTTGCAAGACACGGAATTGTCCCTGATATGATAACAATGGGTAAGCCGATGGGTAACGGAATTCCAATCTCAGGACTAGCTGCAAAGGAGGATGTACTTGCAGCCTTCAGCGACAAGCTTCCTTACTTTAACACATTTGGTGGTAATCCTGTATCAATAGCTGCCGCTCAGGCTGTTCTTAAATATATTAAGGATGAAAATCTTCAGGAACACTGTAAGAAAGCAGGTGCGGCACTTCTTAAGGCACTAAAAGAGGTACAGAAGCGTCATCCTGAATCAGTAGGTGATGTAAGAGGTGCAGGTTTGTTCTTAGGATTTGAATTTGTTAAGAATGATGGCAACAAGACACCTGATAAAGATATGGCGTTGAATGTAATAGAGATGTTAAGAGATGAGCATATTCTTACATCAGTTATAGGTCATTACGGAAATATCTTAAAGCTTCGTCCACCAATGGTATTTTCAGAGAATGATATTGACTGGTTTGCAACATCTCTGGATAAATGTATTACAAAGCTTGAAAATAAATAA
- a CDS encoding sensor domain-containing diguanylate cyclase: MKTKKYESIMNKAMKAAMNYENPDDQINEFIRFFGEHIGSERIYIFEDNIRKKVTNNTYEWCADGIEPQIKFLQNVDMSIIDWWYTSFNDGRNISTKDIEEIKDEYPAAYELLKVQNVKSLAVSPFRYKDEIYGFFGVDNPPESEMDEISRFLDMIGTFLVLLLKQRNVFKKSKREAMFSAYSALAGIYLSMHIINLKTGEFHEIKSTDFIRDNMIKGEHTFAEQINSVMKILPSRKYVESVLEFVDISTLPERMKNKTTIVHEFLGNYSGWCRERFIRVDEDSNGELWHVVYAVEVIDAEKRKENRLLYLSETDLMTGIRNRGSGEKAIADLIKEETKGLMCLLDCDKFKNVNDTYGHVVGDAVIIAVARSLQSVCREHDICMRLGGDEFAMFIPGITETKDAESFTMRVFAKLKDIRIPEMGDEKIYVSMGEAFYKGEKDIDFDELYRHADSAMYKSKNNTGYCATLECVTKTF, translated from the coding sequence ATGAAGACGAAAAAGTACGAATCAATTATGAATAAAGCAATGAAGGCAGCAATGAATTATGAAAATCCAGATGATCAGATTAATGAATTTATCAGATTTTTTGGAGAACATATCGGGTCTGAAAGAATATACATATTTGAAGACAATATTAGAAAAAAGGTTACTAATAATACTTATGAGTGGTGCGCGGATGGGATTGAGCCTCAGATAAAGTTTCTTCAGAATGTAGATATGTCAATTATAGACTGGTGGTATACATCATTTAATGATGGAAGAAATATTAGTACTAAGGATATTGAGGAGATTAAGGATGAATATCCTGCAGCATATGAACTGCTCAAAGTTCAGAATGTAAAGAGCCTGGCAGTAAGTCCATTCAGATATAAGGACGAGATATATGGCTTCTTTGGTGTTGACAATCCACCAGAAAGTGAGATGGACGAGATTTCGCGCTTTCTTGATATGATAGGCACATTTTTAGTACTGCTATTAAAACAGAGAAATGTATTTAAAAAATCCAAGCGTGAGGCTATGTTCAGCGCATATTCAGCACTTGCCGGAATATATCTGTCAATGCATATTATCAATTTAAAGACAGGGGAATTTCATGAAATAAAGTCAACAGATTTCATAAGGGATAATATGATAAAAGGCGAGCATACTTTTGCAGAACAGATAAATAGTGTAATGAAGATTCTTCCTTCCAGGAAGTATGTAGAAAGTGTACTTGAATTTGTTGATATATCAACACTTCCGGAGAGAATGAAGAACAAGACTACGATTGTTCATGAATTCCTTGGAAATTACTCTGGATGGTGTCGTGAAAGATTCATAAGGGTAGATGAGGATAGCAATGGAGAACTGTGGCATGTTGTATATGCCGTTGAAGTTATCGATGCAGAGAAACGTAAGGAGAACAGGCTTTTATATCTTTCAGAAACAGACCTTATGACGGGAATAAGAAATAGAGGAAGCGGAGAGAAAGCAATTGCAGACCTTATTAAGGAAGAAACTAAGGGGCTTATGTGCCTTCTTGATTGTGATAAGTTCAAGAATGTTAACGATACATATGGACATGTTGTCGGGGATGCAGTAATTATAGCGGTTGCAAGAAGTCTTCAGAGTGTATGCAGGGAACATGATATATGCATGCGCCTGGGAGGTGATGAATTTGCAATGTTCATCCCGGGAATAACAGAAACTAAAGATGCTGAAAGCTTCACGATGAGAGTATTTGCAAAGCTTAAGGACATAAGAATCCCAGAGATGGGAGATGAGAAGATATATGTAAGCATGGGTGAAGCGTTTTATAAAGGGGAAAAGGATATTGATTTTGATGAACTGTACAGACATGCCGACAGTGCCATGTATAAGAGCAAGAATAATACAGGCTACTGTGCGACACTTGAATGCGTAACTAAGACATTTTAA
- a CDS encoding HEAT repeat domain-containing protein, with product MLFKKKTLDEKMEKYVKHHDWYAIQEEITGSKEGKIAAAKALGASDDQSSVDLLLRFVDDADDDVVFAACESLRKVGSEHDTADLLARMQKIPEDRQAIRDEIGKTVQELHHRP from the coding sequence ATGTTATTTAAGAAAAAGACACTGGATGAAAAAATGGAGAAATATGTAAAACATCATGACTGGTATGCAATACAGGAAGAGATTACAGGAAGCAAAGAAGGAAAGATTGCAGCAGCCAAGGCACTTGGGGCAAGCGATGACCAGAGCAGTGTAGATTTATTGTTGAGATTCGTTGATGATGCAGATGATGATGTTGTATTTGCAGCATGTGAGTCGTTGAGAAAAGTTGGCTCTGAGCATGATACCGCTGATCTGCTTGCAAGAATGCAGAAGATTCCGGAAGACAGACAGGCTATAAGGGACGAAATAGGAAAGACTGTTCAGGAGCTTCATCACAGACCTTAA
- a CDS encoding LysR family transcriptional regulator gives MTLDYYRIFYYVAKYKSFSKAARMLDNNQPNITRCMNILESELDCKLLNRSHKGITLTPEGNTLYSHVSIAMKQLEDAENAIIKSKSLSGGTICIGVSEIALRIFLLKKLEKFTELFPDVKIKLTNHSTNQAVNALKASLVDFAVVTTPVNLTGDMKSESLCSFHDILIAGPKYSQPDNKIIHLEELQDYPFISLAEGTGTHDHYTKFFYDNNLHFNLDMEASTTDQVLAMVQANLGLGFYPEELASEYIMRGEIFPVNLYESAPDRDIVLIRESRHTESIAAKKLINFLKHTTD, from the coding sequence ATGACCTTAGATTATTACAGAATATTTTACTATGTTGCAAAATATAAGAGTTTTTCAAAAGCAGCCCGCATGCTCGATAATAACCAGCCTAACATAACCCGCTGCATGAATATATTAGAAAGCGAACTTGACTGTAAGCTGCTTAACCGTTCTCACAAAGGCATCACTCTTACACCTGAAGGAAATACATTGTATTCTCATGTATCAATCGCAATGAAACAGCTTGAAGACGCTGAGAACGCTATTATCAAAAGCAAAAGTCTGTCCGGTGGCACAATATGTATAGGAGTAAGTGAGATTGCTCTTAGAATATTCCTTCTTAAAAAACTTGAAAAATTCACAGAACTTTTTCCCGATGTCAAGATAAAGCTTACCAACCACTCTACTAATCAGGCTGTTAATGCTCTAAAAGCCAGTCTGGTAGACTTTGCTGTCGTAACCACACCTGTTAATTTAACTGGCGATATGAAATCTGAAAGCCTATGCTCATTCCATGATATACTTATTGCAGGTCCAAAATACAGTCAGCCGGATAACAAAATAATTCATCTGGAAGAATTGCAGGATTATCCTTTCATAAGTCTGGCAGAAGGTACCGGTACACATGACCACTACACCAAATTCTTCTATGACAACAATCTTCACTTTAACCTTGATATGGAGGCTTCAACTACAGATCAGGTTCTTGCAATGGTTCAGGCAAACTTAGGGCTTGGCTTCTACCCAGAGGAGCTTGCCTCTGAATATATAATGCGTGGTGAAATATTTCCTGTAAATCTATACGAATCCGCACCTGACAGAGATATTGTTCTTATACGTGAATCAAGACATACCGAAAGCATTGCAGCCAAAAAACTTATTAATTTCTTAAAGCATACAACTGATTAA
- a CDS encoding ABC transporter permease produces the protein MKKFLKYMIICIVLLFMYIPILVLAVYSFTDAANIGAIHAFSMHNYVTLFTTPELINMIIGSVLLAVGSAVLATILGTTGAIGAFYSKGKVKGAMSVLNQVPVVNADVVTGFSICILLVVVLGVSKDTYIPLVVGHVILSAPFVYLAVVPKLKQMDPSLYEAALDLGATPVYALFKIIIPQIASGIASGFVMAVTLSLDDYFVATYTKPATFDTISTYVVNATKGSQTDIKTALWALSTIIFLIVIVVEIAINLAPARKAVREEAGADE, from the coding sequence ATGAAGAAATTTCTGAAATATATGATTATATGCATTGTCCTTTTGTTCATGTATATTCCAATTCTTGTGCTTGCAGTATACAGTTTTACGGATGCCGCTAATATAGGAGCAATACATGCATTTTCAATGCATAATTATGTAACACTTTTTACGACTCCGGAGCTTATTAATATGATAATCGGTTCTGTGCTGCTTGCTGTTGGAAGTGCTGTACTTGCAACAATACTTGGAACAACAGGTGCTATAGGTGCATTTTATTCAAAGGGAAAAGTAAAAGGAGCAATGTCAGTTCTTAATCAGGTTCCTGTTGTCAATGCAGATGTAGTTACAGGTTTTTCTATCTGTATCCTTCTTGTAGTCGTATTAGGTGTCAGTAAGGATACGTATATTCCTCTTGTTGTGGGACATGTTATACTGAGTGCACCGTTCGTATATCTGGCTGTTGTTCCTAAATTAAAACAGATGGATCCAAGTCTGTATGAAGCTGCACTTGACCTTGGTGCAACACCTGTGTATGCACTTTTTAAGATAATAATACCTCAGATTGCTTCCGGCATAGCATCAGGATTTGTTATGGCAGTTACATTATCACTGGATGATTATTTCGTTGCAACATACACTAAGCCTGCAACATTTGATACAATAAGTACTTATGTTGTTAATGCAACCAAGGGTTCACAGACTGATATCAAGACTGCTTTGTGGGCTTTATCTACAATAATATTCCTTATTGTTATTGTAGTTGAGATAGCAATTAATCTTGCACCAGCAAGAAAAGCTGTACGAGAGGAGGCCGGAGCTGATGAATAA
- a CDS encoding purple acid phosphatase family protein, with amino-acid sequence MKRSKNLLRKGAALAAMSTVLVSQVPLINAFAYGEADVSQSTFKQDTDNSADFQNWLSNVWQGGEKAYAQTENVALTPGSDAADLNFSWYSAGKGTPAVKVWKDGSKSSAKVVTGNAEAISAENWQGKSYSAANKVNIADYFEENTQYHYQYTDNYTGDDSIWSAEYDYTTKATDKFSVILTGDPQVGASGSSSDYSANDASVARDAYNWNKTMQQALKTCPDASFLLSAGDQINQSGATKDNDKKTRESEYAGYLYPSVFRSLPIAATIGNHDMAGSDYSAHFNNPNSEDKLGSTAAGSDFYFNYGDVLFISLNSNNRNQEEHRTFMNKAVASNPDAKWKVVIFHSDIYGSGQPHADTDAATNRIVFAPLMDEFNIDICLTGHDHTFSRSYQILDGNVVDYDISSGSVTNPDGTLYITTGSGSGSKYYNLLNYTPYYIAERTNACLPSFSTIDFSSGSLTIKTYDYNGNKYADDFTINKTNTDMSVDEVINNAEALINGTEVNYTEDSMNSLKDALSALKQIKAAYTTASDPMIADITTNYGKDTDRVSGYGSVKNAADKSTSESGKSVNRFKKGVSTLLDKTIYIQAQEGAQAQLADYKSENAPKIDAKALEDAKTAVVNAINALTVQDDNDTVTEPSAPAEVSSADNSSTDNSSTDNGKAPQTGDNMLARVYACMAAAAAGIGAVIVGIRKKEDICER; translated from the coding sequence ATGAAGAGAAGTAAGAATTTATTAAGAAAAGGTGCAGCACTTGCTGCAATGTCAACAGTTCTTGTAAGTCAGGTACCACTTATTAATGCATTTGCATATGGTGAGGCGGATGTAAGTCAGAGTACATTCAAGCAGGATACAGATAATTCAGCTGATTTCCAGAACTGGCTTTCTAATGTATGGCAGGGAGGAGAAAAAGCTTATGCACAGACTGAAAATGTAGCTTTAACTCCAGGTTCAGATGCGGCAGATCTTAATTTTTCATGGTATTCAGCTGGAAAAGGAACACCGGCAGTAAAGGTATGGAAGGATGGTTCAAAGTCATCAGCCAAGGTTGTAACAGGTAATGCAGAGGCTATCAGTGCTGAGAACTGGCAGGGAAAGTCATACAGTGCAGCCAATAAGGTAAACATAGCTGATTATTTTGAAGAGAACACACAGTATCATTACCAGTATACAGACAATTACACAGGAGATGACAGTATATGGTCTGCTGAGTATGATTATACAACTAAGGCAACGGATAAGTTTTCAGTTATTCTTACCGGTGACCCACAGGTTGGTGCTTCAGGAAGCAGTTCAGATTATTCAGCTAATGATGCCAGTGTTGCAAGAGATGCATACAACTGGAACAAGACAATGCAACAGGCATTAAAGACATGTCCTGATGCATCGTTTCTTTTATCAGCAGGTGATCAGATTAACCAGTCTGGTGCAACTAAGGATAATGATAAAAAGACAAGAGAGAGCGAGTATGCAGGATATCTTTATCCATCAGTATTCAGAAGCCTTCCAATCGCTGCAACAATCGGTAACCACGATATGGCAGGTTCAGATTACTCAGCACATTTTAACAATCCTAATTCAGAGGATAAGTTAGGAAGCACAGCAGCAGGAAGTGATTTCTATTTCAACTATGGAGATGTATTATTCATTTCATTAAACAGCAACAACCGTAATCAGGAGGAGCACAGAACATTTATGAATAAGGCTGTTGCAAGCAATCCTGATGCTAAGTGGAAGGTTGTAATATTCCATAGCGATATCTATGGTTCAGGACAGCCACATGCAGATACAGATGCTGCTACTAACAGAATTGTATTTGCACCATTAATGGACGAATTTAACATTGATATATGTCTTACAGGACATGACCACACATTTTCAAGAAGTTATCAGATTCTTGATGGAAATGTAGTTGACTATGATATAAGCAGCGGTTCAGTAACTAATCCGGATGGAACTCTTTATATAACAACAGGTTCAGGCTCAGGTTCTAAGTACTACAATCTGCTTAACTACACACCATACTACATTGCAGAGAGAACTAATGCATGCCTCCCATCATTCTCAACAATTGATTTTTCAAGCGGCTCACTTACCATCAAGACATATGACTACAATGGTAATAAATATGCTGATGATTTTACAATCAATAAGACTAATACAGATATGTCAGTGGATGAGGTTATTAATAATGCAGAGGCTTTAATTAACGGCACAGAGGTTAATTATACAGAAGACAGCATGAATTCTCTTAAGGATGCGCTTTCAGCATTAAAGCAGATTAAGGCAGCATATACAACAGCTTCAGACCCTATGATTGCAGATATTACAACCAATTATGGCAAAGATACTGACAGAGTATCAGGCTACGGTTCAGTAAAGAATGCAGCAGACAAGTCAACATCTGAAAGCGGAAAGAGTGTTAACAGATTTAAGAAGGGCGTATCAACACTTCTGGACAAGACTATATACATTCAGGCACAGGAAGGTGCACAGGCACAGCTTGCAGATTATAAGTCAGAGAATGCACCTAAGATTGATGCCAAGGCATTAGAGGATGCAAAAACTGCAGTTGTTAATGCAATTAATGCACTTACTGTACAGGATGATAACGATACTGTAACAGAACCATCTGCACCGGCAGAAGTCTCATCAGCAGATAACTCATCAACCGATAATTCTTCGACAGATAATGGTAAAGCTCCACAGACAGGAGATAACATGCTTGCAAGAGTATATGCTTGTATGGCTGCCGCCGCAGCAGGTATCGGCGCTGTTATAGTTGGAATCAGAAAGAAGGAAGACATTTGCGAAAGATAA